A window of the Brassica napus cultivar Da-Ae chromosome C5, Da-Ae, whole genome shotgun sequence genome harbors these coding sequences:
- the LOC125587206 gene encoding pre-mRNA polyadenylation factor FIP1-like gives MKGFVLTTTLLVALLLLVYLPISTVGLPKIWWHKQSEQADARHLLKGPSSETTRLVGLALLSQAPNSSPSPTGLFPWLPIIPKLPNLPGLPNIPKFPNIPGLPPLPGLPRLPDLPPLPPLPGLPSLPGLPPLPPY, from the coding sequence ATGAAGGGCTTCGTTTTGACCACAACACTCCTTGTAGCCCTGCTTTTGCTTGTCTATCTTCCAATCTCAACCGTTGGATTACCAAAGATATGGTGGCATAAGCAATCAGAACAAGCGGATGCCCGCCACCTTCTCAAAGGCCCTTCATCGGAGACTACAAGGTTGGTTGGGCTTGCACTTCTATCACAGGCCCCTAACTCATCTCCATCTCCCACCGGACTGTTTCCATGGCTTCCCATCATCCCGAAACTACCAAACCTTCCGGGACTTCCTAACATTCCAAAATTCCCTAACATCCCAGGCCTCCCTCCCCTCCCGGGACTCCCTCGCCTACCAGACCTCCCTCCCCTCCCTCCCCTCCCGGGCCTCCCTAGCCTACCTGGACTGCCTCCTCTACCGCCATACTAG
- the LOC106401513 gene encoding aldehyde dehydrogenase family 3 member H1, whose protein sequence is MVKVFQAADATDLVTELRRSFDDGVTRGYEWRVTQLKKLLLICDNHEPEIVSALHDDLGKPELESSVYEVALLRNSINLAVQQLKDWMAPDKAKTSLTTFPASAEIVYEPLGVVLVISAWNYPFLLSIDPVIGAISAGNAVVLKPSELAPASSSLLAKLLEQYLDSSAVRVVEGAVTETTLLLEQKWDKIFYTGSSRIGRIIMMAAAKHLTPVVLELGGKSPVVIDSDTNLKITAKRIIAGKWGCNNGQACISPDYILTTKEFSPKVIDALKQELEAFYGKNPMESKDMSRIVNSNHFDRLSKMLEEKEVSDKIVYGGQKNRDKLKIAPTILVDVPLDSQIMSEEIFGPLLPIITLNKLEECFDVIRSRPKPLGAYLFTQNQKLKERFALTVSAGGIVVNDIAVHLAVPTLPFGGVGESGMGSYHGKFSFDAFSHKKAVLYKSFIGDAAIRYPPYSTGKLRLLKALVNSNILEIFRVILGLS, encoded by the exons ATGGTGAAGGTCTTCCAAGCAGCCGATGCGACCGATTTGGTGACGGAGCTTCGTCGGAGCTTCGATGACGGAGTCACTCGCGGCTACGAGTGGAGAGTCACTCAGCTTAAAAAGCTTCTCTTAATCTGCGATAACCACGAGCCTGAGATTGTCTCCGCTCTCCACGACGATCTCGGCAAGCCTGAGCTCGAGTCTTCCGTCTATGAG GTAGCTCTGTTGAGAAACTCTATCAACTTAGCTGTTCAGCAGTTAAAAGACTGGATGGCACCAGATAAG GCTAAGACTTCTCTAACAACCTTTCCTGCATCAGCAGAAATTGTGTATGAGCCTCTTGGAGTTGTGCTTGTAATCTCTGCCTGGAATTATCCCTTTC TGTTGTCTATTGATCCTGTTATTGGTGCGATATCTGCTGGGAATGCTGTTGTCCTAAAGCCATCAGAACTAGCTCCAGCTTCATCCTCTCTGCTTGCAAAGTTACTTGAACAGTATCTAGATTCTTCTGCAGTGAGAGTTGTTGAAGGGGCTGTCACTGAAACAACTCTGCTACTGGAGCAAAAGTGGGACAAAATATTCTACACAG GTAGTTCTAGAATTGGGCGTATCATAATGATGGCAGCTGCAAAACATCTCACACCGGTTGTCCTGGAGCTTGGAGGAAAATCTCCTGTTGTTATAGACTCAGACACCAATCTGAAA ATTACTGCCAAACGGATAATTGCAGGCAAATGGGGTTGCAACAATGGACAGGCATGCATTTCTCCAGACTACATCTTGACAACAAAAGAATTTTCTCCAAAAGTG ATTGATGCACTGAAGCAAGAATTGGAGGCATTTTATGGGAAGAACCCTATGGAGTCCAAAGATATGTCACGAATTGTAAACTCGAATCACTTTGATCGCCTGTCTAAGATGTTAGAGGAGAAGGAAGTTTCTGACAAAATCGTCTATGGGGGTCAAAAGAACAGAGACAAGCT AAAAATTGCTCCAACAATTTTGGTCGACGTGCCATTAGATTCTCAGATAATGAGTGAAGAAATATTTGGCCCTCTCCTTCCAATCATCACG CTCAACAAGTTGGAAGAGTGTTTTGACGTGATTCGTTCTCGACCTAAGCCACTTGGTGCATATTTGTTTACCCAAAACCAGAAGTTGAAAGAGAGATTTGCCTTGACAGTTTCTGCTGGAGGCATCGTGGTCAACGACATAGCTGTTCAT CTTGCAGTTCCCACATTGCCATTCGGAGGAGTCGGTGAAAGTGGAATGGGTTCTTACCATGGTAAGTTCTCATTTGATGCTTTTAGTCACAAGAAGGCTGTTCTCTACAAAAGCTTTATAGGTGATGCAGCAATCAGGTATCCACCCTACTCTACAGGAAAGCTTAGATTGTTAAAGGCGCTTGTCAACAGCAATAtactcgaaatattccgagtcATTTTAGGTTTATCTTAA
- the LOC106401514 gene encoding protein psi1-like: MATHGAAQPSTKKRSFLLRDFFKLFRAITRVLPREKSNHIHKASKHERKLRTKSKDHEEQIFNVSDDPNAFRFQESKPVANKVEGANFCKVRSYRFDNSASFVGRRKPSSLSRSCSQNTATTNPNLTMRSLSFIGRSNSSSNKTDSNGFMPTLMRSTTTVPRSLANPILYSSSSAKVAKPQATEKKLSCTLEELCNGCTKKIKIKRDVITTSGQLSEEEETVEIKVKPGWKGGTKVTFEGKGNEAMGSVPADLTFVIIEKEHGVFKREGDDLEMVVEVSLLEALTGFEFCVALPDGDNMSLKIKDVIHPGYVTVVQGKGMPNPKEGGKKRGDLRVWFRTKFPQQLTDDQRAEIQSILQEDSS; the protein is encoded by the exons ATGGCAACTCATGGGGCGGCTCAGCCTTCGACAAAGAAACGAAGCTTTCTCCTCCGTGATTTCTTTAAACTTTTCCGAGCAATCACAAGAGTTTTGCCTCGTGAAAAGTCTAACCATATCCATAAGGCCAGTAAACACGAACGAAAGCTCCGCACCAAATCCAAAGATCACGAAGAACAGATTTTCAACGTCTCTGATGATCCTAACGCGTTCCGTTTCCAG GAATCAAAGCCGGTGGCTAACAAGGTGGAAGGTGCAAATTTTTGCAAGGTTCGTAGCTATAGATTCGACAACAGCGCGAGTTTCGTGGGGAGAAGGAAGCCGTCATCTCTTTCAAGAAGTTGTAGCCAGAACACGGCCACGACGAATCCGAATCTTACGATGCGGAGTTTGTCTTTTATAGGGAGGAgcaacagcagcagcaacaagacGGATTCAAATGGATTTATGCCGACACTTATGAGATCGACGACCACGGTTCCAAGGAGCTTAGCAAACCCAATCTTATACTCGAGCTCGTCCGCGAAAGTGGCTAAACCTCAAGCAACGGAGAAGAAACTAAGCTGCACGCTCGAGGAGCTATGCAACGGATGCACTAAGAAGATTAAGATAAAGAGAGATGTGATTACAACCTCAGG GCAACTGAGCGAGGAGGAAGAGACGGTGGAAATAAAAGTGAAACCAGGATGGAAAGGAGGAACCAAAGTAACATTTGAAGGAAAAGGAAACGAAGCAATGGGGAGTGTACCGGCTGATTTGACATTCGTGATAATCGAGAAAGAGCATGGGGTGTTTAAAAGAGAAGGAGATGACCTTGAAATGGTGGTGGAAGTCTCTCTACTCGAAGCTTTAACGGGATTCGAGTTCTGTGTTGCCTTACCTGATGGTGACAACATGAGTTTGAAGATAAAAGATGTTATTCACCCTGGATATGTCACAGTGGTTCAAGGAAAAGGTATGCCAAATCCAAAGGAGGGAGGGAAGAAGAGAGGAGATTTGAGAGTTTGGTTTCGGACTAAGTTCCCACAACAACTTACAGATGATCAAAGGGCAGAGATTCAGAGCATTCTTCAAGAAGACTCTTCTTGA
- the LOC106402201 gene encoding protein CELLULOSE SYNTHASE INTERACTIVE 2: protein MNQHETPSVSSPRQRDNNKTMTPEIDDIEKAAHTITRLIEQLHAKKSTAQEKELSSARLLGLAKGKKECRKIIGRNVNAMPSFISLVRNGTPLAKLNSASILTVLCKDENMRSKLLIGGCIPPLLSLLKSDSVDARRAAAEAIYEVSLCGIDDDDDIVGTKIFVTEGVVPSLWDQLKMKKKQDQTVEGYLVGALRNLCGDRDCFWTVTLEDGGVDIILKLLQSSNAVSQSNAASLLARLIRTFPFSVSKIVESGAVQVLAQLLGDEINLVVRASVVNALEAITSKSEEAKNVARDLDGIHLLISAVVTSPVDEENERVLQSYGTQALANLCGGMSALIVYLGGLSLSPRLTEPIADILGALAYALRKFQPSSHDDKVTLDLTLTEGVLVKLLKPRDTQLIQERILEAMSSLYGNVDVSQSLNNVDTKRVLVGLTILATGHPRERMITCLSNLCKYENVWEAIGKREGIQILIPFLGLSSELHQELSVEFLAILTDKVEESRWAVTSAGGIPPLLQILETGVSHKAKDDAVRVLWNLCCHSEEIRLCVEKAGAIPVLLGLLQNGGAKAQENSANTLLKLIKTADPSVIEQVQALFLGDAPKSKTHLIRVLGHVLASASLEEFVTKGSAANNGLRSLVQRLASSNEKMKENAASVLADLFSSRKDLCGGLGFDENDSPCTKLLSGNTHAVATQLAHAIGSLSNPTKKKIVQKKLSGPEVEVIRPLIKSAKTNPIESAENPMSTLANLLSDPNIAAEALADDVVSALTRILTEGTVQGKRNASQALHHLLEHFQVNDVYKGNDQCLPELIELLNATDLNNSAFIDVLEVLSLLAKAKYGANFSHNPFSAFTEAPSSLDSLVRCVADGHPLVQDKAIDILSRFCKTQFVALGEVLVTRSKSISSLANRTTNSSSPEIKVGGALLLLCAAKKDKTLCVELIGRSGHSKSLVSSLLDMSKQNSLCCSYRVEIQRPRSFIANNLCLKMGDSDMVDPVTVLGSTISMWFLSIFCSSHPNNTLTVMEDNGLEIIAEKLQRYKFNTQEEVSDSEEKWILLSFLAVMSQEQDVVSSPAVSNLVPTLAVFMQSDQTIDGYFTAQVLAALVLSRNDKSIAEIMNSDIVEALINSVGNTESETWNLYALAEELSLLQKPCEATLEALFKDERLRRGSLTQKSIPLLVNLVKPNANKQTLPVVVQLLSNIAEWGDSSKLLIAEAGGLIALAEYLSSSPQDSTELTVCELLGSLFQCPEITHHKTALSSMKQLIGILHLACGSTRYSAARALRELFSSEHIRDSESAWKALSPLVEMLRTTLESERDIALTALVKLTIAKCPRPDIFNCIEGNPLDNIYKILHSESSSLESKTSAARICAFLFTSEHLRESSSAADCMVPIISLIRSGTSTAVEAGMVAVNRLLDSKRYTEAAEEHDCVNLFFGFVASGNYVISEGAISCLVKMAKDNTPRKMDLIKMGIIEQCVGQLSTHSPSSLCSVIAELFRVLTNVGAVARSQEAIKMVQPVLLVLRRKDLNFQGQLGGLQAVANILEKPMLLESINMASSAIITPLIPLLESESITVQHAAAELLTSLLESQRFQEEIATKDLIVPLVKLAGIRVRNLQETALMGLEKSSITWTKEVADAEGIQELSKVIIDEDPQLPVSLWESAAFILSNILRFNPEHYYFTVPVSVLTKMLFSTAESTVILAIDALIIHEKKDSSSVVEMSESGALDALLDLLRSHHCQELSARLVELILRNPKVRETKLCKLVITPLSEYILDIETRSESAKLLVAMALRDISQHEGIAKATDSALACRALISLIVEEPSEEMQMVVMCGLGNFAMYSRTSRKAMAEAGGVGLVQEMLRSSNPQVSTQAALMIRSLFSNHTLQEYVSCEIIKSLTAAMERELWTTAMINVEVVRTLNAVLTTFPKLRSSEAATACIPHLIGALKSGDKEARDSALDTIHTLRQSWRTMPTETARSQAVLAAEAIPMLQLMMKSKSPERSFHERGNSLLNCLPGSLTVAIKRGDNLKRSMGNTNAFCSLIIDNCPKKKTKVVKRTSSPVWKESFTWDFAVPPRRQFLEIVCKSNNIFRDKILGKVRIPIDKVLTEGSYSGSFSLSEESKKDDGSNRSLDVEIVWSNQTF, encoded by the exons ATGAATCAGCACGAAACTCCTTCGGTGTCTTCGCCTAGGCAGAG GGacaacaataaaacaatgaCGCCTGAGATTGATGATATAGAGAAAGCAGCACACACGATCACACGTCTCATTGAGCAACTTCATGCCAAGAAATCAACGGCGCAAGAGAAAGAGCTCAGCAGCGCTCGTCTTCTCGGTCTAGCAAAAGGTAAAAAAGAGTGTAGAAAGATAATTGGACGAAACGTGAACGCCATGCCATCCTTCATATCACTTGTCAGGAACGGAACCCCTTTGGCAAAACTCAATTCCGCCTCAATCTTGACCGTTCTATGCAAAGACGAAAACATGCGTTCTAAACTACTAATAGGAGGATGTATCCCGCCGCTGTTGTCACTCTTGAAATCTGACTCTGTGGACGCAAGAAGAGCTGCGGCGGAGGCCATATATGAAGTTTCTTTGTGTGgaatagatgatgatgatgatattgtTGGTACTAAGATATTTGTCACGGAAGGCGTCGTACCGAGTTTATGGGATCAGTTAAAGATGAAAAAGAAGCAGGACCAAACAGTTGAAGGATATTTGGTTGGAGCTTTGAGAAATCTATGCGGCGATAGAGACTGTTTCTGGACAGTAACGCTAGAAGATGGCGGAGTCGACATCATCTTAAAGCTTCTGCAATCTAGTAACGCGGTATCTCAATCAAACGCGGCTTCTCTCTTAGCTCGTCTCATTAGGACTTTTCCTTTTAGCGtgtcaaaaatagttgagtcaGGTGCTGTGCAAGTTCTGGCTCAGCTTCTAGGTGATGAAATCAACCTTGTCGTTCGTGCCAGTGTAGTCAATGCTCTAGAAGCCATCACATCGAAGTCAGAAGAAGCTAAGAATGTGGCTAGAGATTTGGATGGGATCCACCTTCTGATTAGCGCAGTGGTTACTTCGCCGGTAGATGAAGAAAATGAACGTGTCTTACAGAGTTATGGAACACAAGCTTTAGCAAACTTATGCGGAGGAATGTCTGCTTTGATAGTGTACCTTGGAGGTCTATCATTGTCTCCACGCCTCACTGAGCCAATCGCTGACATTCTTGGAGCTCTTGCTTATGCTCTGAGGAAGTTTCAGCCAAGTAGTCACGATGATAAAGTAACATTGGATCTAACACTAACAGAAGGAGTACTAGTGAAACTACTGAAGCCCCGAGATACTCAATTAATCCAAGAACGTATCTTGGAAGCTATGTCAAGTCTATATGGAAATGTTGATGTATCACAATCACTCAATAATGTGGACACTAAGAGGGTTTTAGTTGGGCTAACAATCTTGGCCACGGGCCATCCACGTGAACGGATGATaacttgtttgtcaaatttatGCAAATATGAGAATGTCTGGGAAGCTATTGGGAAGAGAGAAGGGATTCAAATCCTCATACCGTTTCTTGGGTTGTCCAGCGAACTTCATCAAGAACTGTCAGTTGAGTTTTTAGCGATCTTGACTGACAAGGTGGAAGAAAGTAGATGGGCTGTTACTTCGGCAGGCGGGATTCCTCCATTACTGCAGATACTAGAGACTGGTGTATCGCACAAGGCAAAGGACGACGCGGTCCGTGTCCTTTGGAACCTGTGTTGTCACAGCGAGGAAATACGTCTTTGCGTTGAGAAAGCAGGAGCTATTCCTGTACTCTTGGGACTTCTACAAAACGGTGGAGCAAAAGCACAAGAGAACTCAGCGAATACGCTTCTGAAACTGATTAAAACAGCTGATCCAAGTGTTATCGAGCAAGTACAGGCTTTGTTTCTCGGAGATGCTCCTAAATCAAAGACTCATTTGATCAGAGTTCTAGGCCATGTTCTTGCATCGGCTTCGTTGGAGGAATTTGTCACCAAGGGTTCTGCAGCTAATAATGGATTGAGGTCACTTGTCCAAAGACTTGCCTCATCCAacgagaagatgaaagagaacGCAGCTTCTGTCTTGGCTGATTTATTCAGTTCAAGAAAAGACCTTTGTGGTGGTCTTGGATTTGATGAGAATGATAGTCCATGCACAAAGCTTTTAAGCGGAAACACTCACGCCGTTGCAACGCAACTAGCCCACGCCATTGGTTCTCTATCCAATCCAACAAAGAAAAAGATTGTACAAAAGAAGTTATCCGGTCCAGAAGTCGAAGTGATCAGACCATTGATAAAGTCAGCAAAAACAAACCCGATCGAGTCAGCAGAGAACCCCATGTCCACTCTTGCCAACCTTCTTTCCGACCCAAATATTGCAGCCGAGGCATTAGCTGATGATGTTGTTTCTGCTTTGACAAGAATATTAACAGAAGGAACAGTACAAGGGAAGAGAAATGCTTCACAAGCTCTACATCATTTACTTGAGCATTTCCAGGTTAACGATGTGTATAAAGGAAATGATCAGTGTCTTCCTGAACTCATTGAGCTCTTAAACGCTACTGACCTTAACAACAGCGCCTTTATAGATGTTTTGGAAGTACTCTCTTTGCTGGCTAAAGCTAAGTATGGTGCTAACTTTTCGCATAACCCCTTTTCCGCATTCACCGAAGCTCCTTCCAGTTTGGACTCTCTCGTCCGATGTGTAGCTGATGGTCATCCTCTCGTGCAAGATAAAGCAATAGATATTTTGTCTCGCTTCTGCAAGACACAGTTTGTCGCGCTAGGTGAAGTTTTGGTCACACGATCGAAATCAATTTCTTCCTTGGCTAACAGGACAACCAACTCATCTAGTCCTGAAATAAAAGTTGGGGGAGCTCTGTTGCTTCTATGCGCAGCGAAGAAGGACAAAACATTATGCGTTGAACTAATTGGAAGATCAGGGCATTCGAAAAGCTTAGTAAGCAGTCTTCTTGATATGTCAAAGCAGAACTCTCTATGCTGTTCATATAGAGTTGAAATTCAAAGACCAAGATCTTTCATCGCAAACAACTTGTGCTTAAAGATGGGCGACTCCGACATGGTTGATCCAGTAACTGTCTTGGGAAGCACAATCTCTATGTGGTTTCTATCCATTTTTTGCTCTTCTCATCCCAACAACACTCTTACTGTTATGGAAGACAACGGACTTGAAATTATTGCAGAGAAGCTTCAAAGATATAAGTTCAACACACAG gagGAAGTCTCGGATTCCGAAGAAAAATGGATTCTTCTATCATTCCTAGCTGTTATGTCTCAAGAACAAGACGTTGTTTCGTCCCCAGCAGTATCAAATCTTGTGCCAACTCTAGCTGTTTTCATGCAATCTGACCAAACGATTGATGGATATTTTACTGCACAAGTATTGGCAGCGTTGGTTCTTAGCAGGAATGATAAAAGCATTGCAGAAATAATGAATTCAGATATCGTGGAAGCACTGATAAACTCGGTTGGAAACACAGAATCAGAAACATGGAATCTTTATGCCTTGGCAGAAGAGCTATCTCTATTACAAAAGCCTTGTGAGGCCACTTTAGAGGCACTCTTCAAAGATGAAAGACTAAGACGTGGTTCACTGACACAGAAAAGTATCCCTTTGCTGGTGAATCTCGTAAAACCAAATGCAAACAAACAAACCTTGCCAGTAGTTGTTCAGCTTCTGAGTAATATTGCAGAGTGGGGAGATTCAAGTAAACTACTTATCGCTGAAGCTGGAGGTCTCATTGCTTTAGCCGAGTACCTTTCTTCGAGTCCTCAAGATTCGACCGAGCTCACCGTTTGTGAACTGTTAGGATCACTCTTTCAGTGCCCGGAAATCACACATCACAAAACAGCTTTAAGTTCCATGAAGCAGCTCATAGGAATCCTTCATCTTGCTTGTGGAAGTACCCGCTACAGTGCCGCAAGAGCTCTCCGTGAGCTTTTTAGCTCTGAGCACATAAGAGATTCAGAATCAGCATGGAAAGCACTTTCCCCACTTGTAGAAATGCTGAGGACTACGTTGGAGAGTGAACGAGATATTGCTCTAACTGCTTTGGTGAAGCTAACTATAGCAAAATGTCCAAGGCCAGACATTTTTAATTGTATTGAAGGAAACCCATTGGACAACATCTACAAGATTTTACATTCAGAGAGCTCATCGCTTGAATCAAAGACAAGTGCTGCGAGGATATGCGCGTTTCTATTTACCAGTGAACATTTGAGGGAAAGCTCGTCCGCCGCAGATTGCATGGTACCTATTATATCACTTATCCGGTCAGGAACAAGCACTGCTGTAGAAGCTGGGATGGTTGCAGTGAACAGACTCCTGGATAGCAAAAGATACACAGAGGCTGCAGAAGAACATGATTGTGTGAACCTGTTCTTTGGCTTTGTGGCTTCTGGAAACTATGTAATCAGCGAGGGTGCGATTTCTTGTCTTGTAAAAATGGCTAAAGACAACACTCCACGTAAAATGGATCTGATTAAAATGGGGATAATCGAGCAATGCGTTGGTCAACTCTCCACACATTCTCCAAGCTCTTTGTGTTCTGTAATCGCAGAGCTTTTCAGAGTTTTGACAAACGTTGGTGCTGTTGCTAGAAGCCAAGAGGCGATAAAAATGGTACAACCGGTCCTCTTGGTTTTGCGTAGAAAAGACTTGAACTTTCAAGGCCAACTCGGTGGTTTACAAGCAGTAGCAAACATCTTGGAGAAACCCATgcttcttgaatcaataaacaTGGCATCTTCAGCAATCATTACGCCTTTGATACCATTGCTAGAGTCTGAATCAATAACAGTTCAACACGCAGCCGCAGAGTTACTGACCTCTCTACTTGAATCGCAACGTTTCCAAGAAGAGATTGCGACCAAGGATCTCATTGTTCCTCTTGTGAAGCTTGCCGGGATCCGAGTAAGAAATTTACAAGAGACAGCTTTAATGGGTTTGGAGAAATCGTCAATTACATGGACTAAAGAAGTAGCTGACGCCGAAGGGATCCAAGAGCTCTCAAAAGTTATTATCGACGAAGATCCTCAGCTTCCTGTATCTCTATGGGAATCAGCAGCTTTCATATTAAGCAATATTCTCAGATTCAATCCAGAACACTATTACTTTACAGTACCTGTATCAGTTCTCACAAAAATGCTCTTCTCAACAGCCGAGAGCACAGTGATCTTAGCCATAGACGCATTGATCATCCACGAGAAGAAAGACTCGTCAAGTGTTGTAGAAATGTCTGAATCTGGTGCGCTCGACGCATTACTTGATCTGCTAAGATCACACCATTGCCAAGAACTCTCTGCAAGATTAGTCGAACTGATATTACGCAATCCAAAGGTCAGGGAGACAAAACTCTGCAAGCTTGTAATAACTCCTTTGTCAGAGTACATACTAGACATAGAGACAAGATCAGAATCCGCAAAGCTCCTAGTGGCTATGGCTCTCAGAGACATCTCTCAACACGAAGGAATCGCTAAAGCCACGGACTCGGCCTTAGCGTGCCGCGCACTAATCAGCTTGATCGTGGAAGAACCAAGCGAAGAGATGCAAATGGTTGTGATGTGTGGGTTAGGGAACTTTGCAATGTACAGTAGAACGAGCAGAAAAGCTATGGCAGAAGCTGGTGGTGTGGGTTTGGTTCAAGAGATGCTTAGATCATCTAATCCACAAGTTTCTACTCAAGCAGCTCTAATGATCAGATCTCTCTTCTCTAATCATACACTTCAAGAGTATGTCTCCTGTGAAATCATCAAATCTTTAACCG CTGCGATGGAGAGGGAGTTATGGACGACTGCGATGATAAACGTGGAAGTGGTGAGAACGCTAAACGCAGTTCTGACGACGTTTCCCAAACTCCGATCATCGGAGGCGGCAACCGCATGTATCCCTCACTTAATCGGAGCTTTGAAATCCGGCGATAAAGAAGCAAGAGACTCGGCGTTAGACACGATCCACACGCTGAGACAGTCGTGGAGAACGATGCCGACGGAGACGGCGAGGTCTCAGGCGGTTTTAGCAGCGGAGGCGATTCCGATGCTGCAACTGATGATGAAATCGAAATCTCCCGAGCGAAGCTTCCACGAGAGAGGGAACAGTCTCTTGAATTGTTTGCCGGGAAGTTTAACGGTGGCAATCAAACGCGGAGATAATCTGAAACGCTCTATGGGTAACACAAACGCGTTTTGTAGCTTAATCATCGATAATTGCCCCAAAAAGAAAACCAAG GTTGTGAAACGCACCAGCTCACCGGTTTGGAAGGAATCTTTCACATGGGACTTTGCTGTTCCTCCTAGAAGACAGTTTCTAGAAATCGTATGCAAATCAAACAACATTTTCCGCGAC AAAATTTTGGGGAAGGTGAGGATCCCAATTGATAAAGTGCTGACAGAAGGGAGTTACAGTGGAAGTTTTAGCCTAAGTGAGGAAAGCAAGAAAGATGATGGTTCGAACAGAAGTCTAGACGTCGAGATTGTTTGGTCGAATCAGACATTTTAA
- the LOC106397629 gene encoding cyclin-A1-1-like, which translates to MSNTNQNRRPSFTSSVKPISNTAVMAKKRAPLGNITNQKNESQIPNSSVYFAHCSNKSAKLKQAPTQPVCVNATSLLCEQTQASSSSKSDDESMSIDETKSTCDSYKSPRVEYIDNEDVSIERKAFSNLYITPSSETTNVNYCRKYVLSEMENNDADPQLCPTFACDIYNHLRAAEAKKRPAVDYMETVQKDVNSSMRGILVDWLVEVSEEYRLVPETLYLTVNYIDRYLSGNVISRHKLQLLGVACMMVAAKYEEICAPQVEEFCYITDNTYLKDEVLDMESAVLNYLKFEMSASTAKCFLRRFFRAAHGVNEAPCMQLECMANYIAELSLLEYTMLSHSPSLVAASAIFLATYILDPTRRPWNSTLQHYTQYGAMELRGCVKDLQRFCSNAHVSTLPAVRDKYSQHKYKFVAKKFCPSIIPPEFFNNSCIDQFSN; encoded by the exons ATGTCGAACACTAATCAGAATCGGCGGCCTTCCTTTACCTCGTCAGTGAAACCAATCTCTAACACGGCGGTTATGGCCAAGAAACGAGCCCCACTGGGTAACATCACTAATCAAAAGAACGAGTCACAAATCCCAAATTCATCTGTTTATTTT gcGCATTGTTCGAACAAATCTGCGAAATTGAAGCAGGCACCAACACAACCTGTTTGCGTTAATGCTACTTCTTTGCTCTGTGAGCAAACCCAAGCGTCTTCTTCTAGCAAATCCGATGATGAATCTATGTCAATCGACGAGACAAAGTCTACATGTGATTCCTATAAGAGCCCTCGAGTTGAGTATATCGACAATGAAGATGTTTCCATCGAGAGGAAGGCATTTAGCAATCTATACATAACCCCGAGTTCAGAGACAACTAACG TTAACTATTGCAGAAAATATGTATTGTCTGAAATGGAGAATAACGATGCGGATCCGCAGCTCTGTCCAACGTTTGCTTGTGATATTTACAATCATCTTCGTGCGGCCGAg GCAAAGAAGCGGCCTGCTGTTGACTACATGGAGACAGTTCAAAAAGATGTAAACTCTAGTATGCGCGGAATCCTAGTGGATTGGCTTGTTGAG GTATCAGAAGAGTATAGGCTTGTACCCGAGACCTTGTATCTGACAGTGAACTACATTGATAGATATCTATCTGGCAATGTGATTAGTAGACACAAGCTTCAGTTGCTCGGTGTGGCATGTATGATGGTAGCAGC AAAATATGAAGAGATATGTGCACCACAAGTCGAGGAGTTCTGCTATATCACCGATAATACATATCTCAAGGATGAG GTTCTTGACATGGAATCTGCTGTTTTGAATTACTTGAAGTTTGAAATGTCAGCCTCAACAGCCAAATGTTTTCTAAG ACGCTTTTTTCGGGCTGCCCATGGGGTTAATGAGGCTCCGTGTATGCAGCTAGAATGTATGGCCAACTACATTGCGGAATTGTCGCTTTTGGAGTACACAATGCTCTCTCATTCTCCTTCACTTGTTGCTGCTTCTGCCATTTTCTTGGCTACGTATATTCTAGACCCAACAAGAAGACCGTGG AATTCGACGTTGCAACACTATACGCAGTATGGAGCGATGGAATTGAGAGGATGTGTGAAGGATCTTCAACGATTCTGCAGTAACGCTCACGTCTCTACTCTTCCTGCTGTAAGGGACAAGTACAGTCAACACAAA tACAAGTTTGTGGCAAAGAAGTTTTGTCCATCAATTATCCCCCCAGAGTTCTTCAACAACAGCTGTATTGATCAATTTTCGAATTAA